The Paenibacillus sp. YPG26 genome includes a window with the following:
- a CDS encoding DNA repair helicase XPB, with amino-acid sequence MDGTGACLVQRDFTVLLEKEHPGFEAARRELARFAELVKSPASFHTYRLTPLSMWNAAAQGMKAAEILDSIRDLSRSKVPDQVLKELTIWLSRYGKLRMSLSAEQPGVLVLESEYPEFIDEIMHLEPIQRLALERTAATQLSIPVRSRGIIKQDLTRLGYPVQDEAGYHSGQHLFFQLRDQLAAGEQFSLRPYQHESVSAIAGSEPGIGGGSGVLVLPCGAGKTVIGLAAMAKLQCETLILTSNVTSVRQWIGELRSKSTLSELEIGEYSGDRKEVRPVTVSTYQILSHRTKKEDGFKHMRLFNERDWGLIIYDEVHLLPAPVFRVTAEIQATRRLGLTATLVREDGCEKDVFSLIGPKLYEMPWRDLEREGWIAQVKCWEIRVPMSDSLRMKYSLAEGRQKFRLAAENPGKLEKVKELIAAHPGRQVLIIGQYLDQLRLLSDQLQAPLITGDMPQQERTGLFTAFRSGSISLLIVSKVANFAVDLPDASVGIQVSGSFGSRQEEAQRLGRLLRPKSGDNRAYFYTLVSDGSREEEFAMRRQLFLIEQGYEYLVIPTHDEGGGVRGAAQ; translated from the coding sequence ATGGACGGGACAGGAGCATGCTTGGTTCAGCGGGATTTCACGGTACTTCTTGAGAAGGAGCATCCTGGCTTTGAAGCGGCAAGACGTGAGCTTGCAAGGTTCGCAGAGCTGGTGAAGAGCCCGGCTTCATTTCATACCTACCGGCTTACTCCTCTATCCATGTGGAACGCTGCAGCTCAGGGGATGAAGGCCGCTGAAATATTGGACAGCATCCGGGATTTGTCCAGGTCAAAGGTTCCCGATCAGGTGTTAAAGGAACTGACCATCTGGTTGTCGCGTTATGGAAAACTAAGGATGAGCCTATCTGCGGAACAACCAGGAGTTCTCGTCCTGGAAAGTGAATATCCGGAATTCATAGATGAAATTATGCACCTTGAACCTATACAGAGACTGGCGCTTGAGAGGACGGCGGCGACCCAGCTGTCCATTCCCGTCCGCAGCCGGGGAATAATTAAGCAGGATCTGACCCGGCTTGGTTACCCGGTACAAGATGAGGCAGGATACCATAGTGGACAACACTTATTCTTTCAGCTCCGTGACCAGTTGGCCGCAGGAGAGCAGTTCTCGCTCCGGCCATATCAGCACGAGAGTGTGAGTGCCATTGCAGGAAGTGAACCGGGGATAGGGGGAGGAAGCGGTGTGCTGGTTCTTCCTTGCGGTGCCGGGAAGACCGTTATCGGGCTTGCCGCTATGGCCAAGCTTCAGTGCGAGACCCTGATTCTTACTTCAAATGTAACCTCAGTCAGACAGTGGATCGGGGAGCTCAGGAGCAAATCAACATTGAGTGAACTCGAGATCGGAGAATACTCGGGTGATCGGAAGGAAGTCCGCCCGGTAACAGTCTCCACCTATCAGATCCTGTCACACCGCACTAAGAAGGAGGACGGCTTCAAGCATATGAGGCTGTTCAATGAGCGTGACTGGGGGCTGATCATCTATGACGAGGTTCATCTGCTGCCTGCCCCGGTCTTTCGCGTTACAGCTGAGATCCAGGCGACTCGCCGTCTCGGACTTACGGCCACGCTCGTGCGTGAAGATGGATGTGAGAAGGACGTATTCTCTCTGATTGGTCCCAAGCTGTACGAGATGCCATGGAGAGACCTGGAACGGGAGGGCTGGATAGCTCAGGTGAAGTGCTGGGAGATTCGCGTACCCATGAGTGATTCGCTTCGAATGAAATATTCGTTAGCAGAGGGCAGACAGAAATTCAGATTAGCTGCCGAGAATCCCGGGAAGCTGGAGAAAGTGAAGGAGCTGATCGCCGCCCACCCAGGGAGACAAGTATTAATAATCGGTCAATATCTGGACCAGCTGAGGCTTCTATCCGATCAGCTTCAAGCTCCGTTAATAACAGGAGACATGCCACAGCAGGAGCGAACCGGATTATTCACTGCCTTTCGGAGCGGAAGCATCTCCCTATTGATTGTGTCCAAAGTGGCGAATTTCGCGGTTGATCTGCCAGATGCTTCTGTAGGCATTCAAGTGTCCGGCAGCTTTGGCTCCAGGCAGGAGGAGGCCCAGCGGTTAGGCAGACTCCTTCGGCCCAAGTCAGGGGACAATCGGGCCTATTTCTATACCTTGGTCTCGGACGGGAGCCGGGAGGAGGAGTTCGCCATGCGAAGACAGCTGTTCCTGATTGAACAGGGTTACGAATACCTGGTAATTCCCACGCATGATGAAGGCGGCGGAGTGAGGGGGGCTGCACAGTGA
- the ftsW gene encoding putative lipid II flippase FtsW, whose translation MSNNTTTQTRKGTPDFQLLILTLLMVGFGLVMVFSSSSSIAIVNKNFNFDAMYFTKKQMIFGVLGLLSMLVTMNIPYAKYKKLFVPVFIVTLIMLLLVPYIGKNINGARSWFGIGSFGVQPSELAKVTIILYLAALISKKGERFRDLRTGYIPVMLIVGFVGGLIMLQPDFGSCVILVATAGLVIFAGGANLKHILGSIALLILGVSIVLGAKFLLDKISPGDDAGTQTQSYKIGRFEAYLDPLKDPQDVSYNLVHSLIAIGHGGVTGTGFGQSVQKLHYLPNSYNDFIFSVIGEEFGFIGTLLFLLFYIYFIWRGILVSLRCPDNFGTLVGVGIMGLIAIQAFINIGGVTNTIPITGVTLPFISYGGSSLMVMMASMGIVLSISRQSSLPVSQERTKSVVIKQAVSDRPARRSFR comes from the coding sequence ATGAGTAATAACACTACCACCCAGACCAGAAAAGGGACTCCTGACTTTCAACTGCTCATTCTTACCCTGCTCATGGTGGGATTCGGTCTAGTCATGGTATTCAGCTCCAGCTCCAGCATTGCAATAGTCAATAAAAATTTTAATTTTGATGCCATGTACTTCACCAAGAAACAAATGATCTTCGGCGTGCTGGGACTGCTGAGCATGCTAGTTACAATGAATATACCTTATGCCAAATACAAGAAACTGTTTGTGCCTGTGTTCATAGTCACCTTAATTATGTTGTTACTTGTTCCTTATATAGGAAAAAATATTAACGGAGCTAGAAGCTGGTTCGGTATCGGTTCGTTTGGTGTTCAGCCTTCCGAGCTGGCCAAGGTCACCATCATCCTCTACCTGGCAGCCTTAATCTCCAAGAAAGGCGAACGCTTCCGTGACCTGCGCACCGGCTATATCCCGGTGATGCTGATTGTGGGATTTGTAGGCGGACTAATCATGCTTCAGCCGGATTTCGGCTCCTGTGTAATTCTTGTTGCTACGGCCGGTCTGGTTATATTCGCTGGAGGCGCCAACTTGAAGCATATTCTCGGCTCTATTGCCCTTCTTATTCTTGGTGTAAGCATCGTGCTGGGAGCCAAATTCCTGCTCGACAAGATTAGTCCGGGCGATGACGCAGGTACGCAGACACAGAGTTACAAAATTGGCCGTTTCGAAGCTTACCTGGATCCTTTGAAGGACCCTCAGGATGTATCCTACAACCTTGTCCACTCTCTGATTGCCATCGGCCATGGCGGAGTGACTGGCACAGGATTTGGTCAGAGCGTCCAGAAGCTTCATTACCTTCCGAATTCTTATAACGACTTTATCTTCTCTGTTATTGGTGAAGAATTCGGATTCATCGGTACCTTGCTCTTTTTATTGTTCTATATTTATTTTATCTGGCGAGGTATTCTGGTCTCTCTCCGCTGCCCGGATAATTTCGGAACCTTGGTTGGTGTAGGGATCATGGGACTTATCGCGATTCAGGCTTTTATCAATATTGGCGGTGTTACGAATACGATTCCGATTACAGGCGTTACACTTCCGTTTATTAGCTATGGCGGATCTTCCCTGATGGTTATGATGGCAAGCATGGGCATTGTGCTGAGTATATCCAGACAATCCAGCCTGCCAGTCAGTCAAGAGCGCACCAAATCTGTCGTCATCAAGCAGGCCGTGTCCGATAGACCTGCCAGAAGAAGCTTCCGATAG
- a CDS encoding Asp23/Gls24 family envelope stress response protein yields MTEQLQLELGTIRISDDVVSKIAGMAALETPGIAAMSGGLSEGWAKRLSGKNVQKGVTVEVGQLEAAIDLRIIVLYETPIHEVCRMLQQNVRVAVESLTGLQVVEVNIKVEGVAFKDDEM; encoded by the coding sequence ATGACCGAGCAGTTGCAGCTTGAATTAGGGACCATTCGAATCTCGGATGATGTAGTATCTAAAATTGCGGGCATGGCTGCACTTGAGACTCCCGGTATCGCGGCAATGAGCGGCGGACTTTCTGAAGGCTGGGCGAAACGGCTTAGTGGCAAGAATGTGCAAAAGGGAGTTACTGTTGAGGTTGGCCAGCTGGAAGCCGCCATTGATCTGCGGATTATCGTGCTGTATGAGACACCGATTCATGAGGTGTGCCGCATGCTTCAGCAGAATGTACGGGTTGCCGTAGAGAGCTTAACAGGTCTGCAAGTCGTTGAAGTTAACATTAAGGTTGAGGGTGTGGCTTTCAAGGATGATGAGATGTAG
- a CDS encoding YlaN family protein — protein MTSSDLQEQLNLKALSLLQEDADKIEKLIEVQMENLATRYCPLYEEVLDTQMFGFSKEVDFAVRAGLVNPLVGKQILSKLERNLAVLYEALNTKE, from the coding sequence ATGACTTCATCTGATTTGCAGGAACAGTTGAATTTGAAAGCGCTGAGTCTTTTGCAAGAAGACGCAGATAAAATAGAGAAGCTAATTGAAGTGCAGATGGAGAATCTGGCAACACGTTATTGCCCTCTATATGAGGAAGTGCTTGATACCCAGATGTTCGGATTCTCGAAAGAGGTTGATTTTGCTGTGCGTGCAGGACTGGTTAATCCTCTGGTAGGCAAGCAGATCTTAAGCAAGCTAGAGCGCAATCTGGCCGTTCTCTATGAGGCCCTGAATACCAAAGAGTAG
- a CDS encoding helicase-associated domain-containing protein, giving the protein MTIQSGTTEWAAGLEASELGKLTLSLIIQSYAGQPFKLEQLEKLARDGISGAELRLGVLSLVRTGVVCAVKKTWGERLYFINGRMFPKLQASLLGPVPWREETEDRVTLDREGRPGIEIDLFRVLVWAGQHGLPLTAKGTIHQKTLNRIGGLILLQPGDLRHMPLHYPHRDVYPANIAIVLDLLLALGLLERNGSLSVSESAADSWLRLDPSSMRLAVYTQLLTRYVPADPNLQHYVYALSTEYIQEGVWYPLEDITSWLQRHHMLADPLAEVQITFMHGWLEMLCGLGFVDLGLGREGETAFRWRNRPRLQEQISTNCTDNTDAGHSAAGLEGRFYVQPDFEILVPCDVPYLPRWELELYAHGVTYDAMSVYKLSRESVALALEHGRNPADIAVFLENWAASGIPDNVRSALGQWEKELGRTSLEQRVLLRCTDAEAAEIINSFSGGQIRFERIGPLHFIVHDQDLKAFCKVLNQLDLTPRKPDLSESTLTYPRFSLDFPAAGDYVFNEVMEKGHDYLGYGSKEPQGWIFSGTALHIYERDVTEMALADLFPGMEEIPQAWCKELRSYHASTAKALIQQALAWRTKIRLGMDGEVIEALPLGLLSGSPWKVELLMLPSAQIRELTCSQWDSLQLLLPRD; this is encoded by the coding sequence GTGACTATTCAATCAGGCACTACAGAGTGGGCTGCAGGGCTTGAAGCCTCTGAACTCGGGAAGCTAACCTTGAGTCTGATTATTCAAAGTTATGCCGGCCAGCCCTTCAAGCTGGAACAGCTTGAGAAGCTCGCGAGAGACGGAATCAGTGGAGCTGAGCTGCGTCTCGGTGTTCTCTCCCTGGTTAGAACAGGGGTCGTCTGCGCCGTGAAGAAGACTTGGGGGGAGAGGCTGTATTTCATCAATGGCCGCATGTTCCCCAAGCTTCAGGCCAGCCTGCTGGGACCTGTACCATGGCGCGAAGAGACTGAGGATAGGGTGACTTTAGACCGCGAAGGCAGACCCGGAATTGAGATAGATCTATTCCGGGTCCTGGTGTGGGCCGGGCAGCATGGCCTGCCGCTAACGGCCAAAGGAACAATTCATCAGAAGACTCTAAACCGGATCGGCGGGTTGATCCTGCTCCAGCCGGGTGATCTCAGGCACATGCCGCTTCATTATCCCCACAGAGACGTCTATCCGGCTAATATAGCGATTGTACTGGATCTGCTGTTGGCACTGGGGCTCTTGGAAAGGAACGGCAGCTTGAGTGTAAGTGAATCGGCTGCGGACAGCTGGTTAAGGCTTGATCCATCCTCTATGCGTCTTGCTGTGTACACGCAGCTTCTGACACGTTATGTTCCTGCGGATCCGAATCTGCAGCATTACGTCTATGCGCTAAGCACGGAATATATTCAAGAGGGAGTATGGTACCCCCTCGAAGATATCACAAGCTGGCTGCAGAGGCACCATATGCTTGCAGATCCTCTAGCCGAGGTGCAGATCACCTTCATGCATGGCTGGCTTGAAATGCTCTGCGGTTTGGGGTTCGTAGATTTAGGACTAGGGAGAGAGGGGGAGACGGCGTTTCGCTGGAGGAACAGGCCAAGGCTTCAGGAACAGATAAGTACAAATTGTACTGACAATACCGATGCAGGGCATTCCGCGGCTGGACTTGAAGGCAGGTTCTACGTTCAGCCGGATTTTGAGATTCTGGTGCCCTGCGATGTTCCTTATCTGCCAAGATGGGAGCTGGAGCTCTATGCACACGGAGTAACTTATGATGCGATGTCGGTATATAAGTTAAGCCGTGAATCTGTCGCCCTTGCTCTTGAGCACGGGCGTAATCCCGCAGATATTGCCGTATTTCTGGAGAACTGGGCAGCTTCAGGAATCCCGGACAATGTCCGGAGTGCTCTGGGACAATGGGAGAAGGAGCTTGGCCGGACATCCCTTGAGCAGCGTGTGCTTCTCCGTTGCACGGATGCTGAAGCTGCTGAGATCATTAACAGCTTCAGCGGAGGGCAGATCAGGTTTGAGCGAATCGGCCCTCTTCATTTCATTGTGCATGACCAGGATTTGAAGGCCTTTTGCAAAGTGCTGAATCAACTGGATCTGACTCCGCGGAAGCCAGACCTATCAGAATCGACTTTGACCTATCCGAGATTCAGCCTGGACTTCCCGGCAGCCGGTGACTATGTATTTAACGAAGTCATGGAGAAGGGTCATGATTATCTAGGCTATGGCTCAAAAGAACCACAGGGATGGATATTCAGCGGCACAGCTTTACATATCTATGAACGGGATGTAACCGAGATGGCGTTAGCCGACCTATTCCCGGGTATGGAGGAAATCCCGCAAGCCTGGTGCAAGGAATTAAGAAGCTACCATGCCTCTACCGCCAAGGCACTGATCCAGCAGGCGCTGGCATGGCGGACCAAGATCAGACTCGGGATGGACGGGGAGGTCATTGAAGCTCTCCCACTTGGACTGCTAAGCGGCAGCCCTTGGAAGGTCGAATTACTGATGCTGCCATCTGCCCAGATTCGGGAGCTTACATGCTCCCAGTGGGACTCCTTGCAGCTGCTGCTTCCTCGGGATTGA
- a CDS encoding selenium metabolism-associated LysR family transcriptional regulator: MALNYHQLHIFYTVAEKGSFSAAAQALHMTQPAVTMQIQSLEDYFGTKLLVRSTKRIELSEAGRALMPYAERGIELMRETESAMARFTHMLEGRLQLGASLTIGEYVLPRLLGPFGQQYPHINIVLKVMNTAEILEQILHHQLSFGLVEAPVQHPDMVMEPVMQDELKLIVPAGHPLAEQREVHLQEVLEYPFVLREKGSGTRQVMEEELTRLRVDLELVKTVMDLGSTGAVKSAVEAGFGITMLSPSSVKHEVALGLLKVIDIKDASFKRNFYSIHLKSTLLPISAVTFLDFLRAQKLPL; the protein is encoded by the coding sequence ATGGCACTTAACTATCATCAGCTTCACATATTTTATACGGTGGCAGAGAAGGGAAGCTTCTCGGCTGCGGCTCAGGCCCTGCATATGACTCAGCCTGCCGTTACTATGCAGATTCAGTCACTTGAGGATTACTTCGGGACCAAGCTGCTGGTCCGTTCCACGAAACGAATCGAGCTCTCTGAGGCCGGGAGAGCCCTTATGCCTTATGCAGAACGGGGAATTGAACTTATGCGGGAGACCGAAAGTGCGATGGCCCGCTTCACACATATGCTGGAAGGCCGGCTCCAGCTCGGAGCCAGTCTGACTATCGGGGAGTATGTGCTGCCCCGCCTGCTTGGGCCGTTCGGACAGCAGTACCCGCATATTAATATTGTGCTAAAAGTCATGAATACCGCGGAAATTCTGGAGCAAATTCTGCATCACCAGCTTAGCTTCGGACTTGTAGAGGCCCCAGTTCAGCATCCCGATATGGTTATGGAGCCCGTAATGCAGGATGAACTTAAGCTGATTGTACCGGCTGGACATCCGTTAGCTGAACAGAGGGAGGTTCACCTTCAGGAGGTGCTGGAGTATCCGTTCGTTCTGCGAGAGAAGGGCTCGGGTACCCGTCAGGTCATGGAGGAGGAATTGACCCGGCTTAGGGTTGATCTGGAGCTGGTGAAGACGGTCATGGATCTGGGAAGTACAGGGGCAGTGAAATCAGCGGTAGAAGCAGGATTTGGAATAACCATGCTGTCCCCATCCTCCGTGAAGCATGAGGTAGCTCTGGGTCTGCTTAAAGTAATAGATATTAAGGATGCTTCATTTAAGCGGAATTTCTATTCCATCCATCTGAAATCAACGCTGCTGCCCATTTCGGCAGTTACATTTCTGGATTTCCTGAGAGCCCAGAAGCTGCCGCTTTAA
- a CDS encoding amidohydrolase: MVKRRRHLHRNPEVSYKEERTSAYVADILIQLGIEVRTGVGGYGVVGIIKGRLPGHTVALRADMDALPIQDEKRCDYASEVPGVMHACGHDGHTATLLAVGEYFARHVDTLQGEVRLIFQPAEEVCPGGAAAMIRDGAIDGADVIYGVHLWTPIPVGTAASASGPFMASTDEFFVDMKGHGGHGGMPHAAIDSVVAGAALVMQLQTIVSRSIDPLDPAVVTIGSIQGGTVQNVIAEHCILSGTVRCFKEETRHLIRRRIEEMAEGTAKAYGTEAVIDYVMGYPPLVNHEAEVNRFFRDAGNVFGLRAEVSPKIMPAEDFAYYVQHIPGCFVLVGAGNPDKNASYPHHHPKFDLDEDSMLYAAGLLITLAESYMREHG, from the coding sequence ATGGTGAAGAGAAGGCGTCACCTGCACCGGAATCCCGAAGTTTCCTATAAAGAAGAGAGAACATCGGCCTATGTTGCTGATATTTTGATACAGCTTGGTATAGAAGTTAGAACGGGAGTCGGCGGTTACGGGGTTGTCGGGATCATTAAGGGCAGGCTTCCCGGCCATACCGTTGCGCTGCGGGCGGACATGGATGCCCTGCCGATTCAGGACGAGAAGCGGTGCGATTATGCGTCTGAGGTTCCTGGTGTCATGCATGCTTGCGGTCATGATGGTCATACGGCCACACTGCTGGCGGTAGGGGAGTACTTTGCCAGACACGTGGACACGCTCCAAGGAGAAGTCCGCTTGATCTTCCAGCCGGCAGAAGAGGTGTGCCCGGGAGGGGCGGCCGCAATGATTCGGGATGGGGCGATTGACGGGGCGGATGTGATATACGGAGTTCATCTATGGACTCCGATCCCGGTAGGTACGGCGGCGAGTGCCTCAGGACCGTTCATGGCTTCAACAGATGAGTTCTTTGTGGATATGAAAGGACACGGCGGTCATGGAGGCATGCCTCATGCGGCGATTGACAGCGTTGTAGCAGGCGCGGCCCTTGTCATGCAGCTTCAGACGATTGTCAGCCGATCCATAGATCCTCTGGATCCTGCGGTAGTGACGATTGGCTCCATTCAGGGTGGGACCGTGCAGAATGTAATTGCAGAGCACTGTATCCTCTCAGGCACGGTCAGATGCTTCAAGGAGGAGACAAGGCACCTGATCCGAAGAAGAATTGAGGAGATGGCCGAGGGGACGGCCAAGGCGTACGGAACAGAGGCTGTTATCGACTATGTAATGGGATATCCTCCGCTGGTTAATCACGAAGCAGAGGTGAACCGCTTCTTCCGCGATGCGGGGAACGTGTTCGGCCTTCGGGCGGAAGTATCCCCGAAGATTATGCCGGCTGAGGATTTTGCTTATTATGTACAGCATATTCCCGGCTGCTTTGTTCTAGTGGGGGCTGGCAATCCAGACAAGAACGCCTCGTATCCACATCATCACCCGAAGTTTGACCTGGATGAAGATTCCATGCTGTATGCGGCGGGACTGCTAATTACCCTCGCGGAATCCTATATGAGGGAGCACGGATGA
- a CDS encoding HPr family phosphocarrier protein: MANNNAAVVEIAQTAGRFTSSIVLQAENKYIDVKSILGLFTTLVSSESYELHVHGPDAVEAKAAVSEAFAKHGLNVRVVEE, from the coding sequence ATGGCGAACAACAATGCAGCGGTTGTAGAAATTGCACAAACAGCAGGAAGATTCACTTCTTCAATCGTGCTTCAAGCGGAGAACAAGTATATTGATGTTAAGAGTATTCTAGGTCTGTTCACCACTTTGGTCAGCTCGGAAAGCTACGAGCTTCATGTTCATGGACCGGATGCGGTAGAAGCTAAAGCAGCAGTATCTGAAGCTTTCGCAAAGCATGGTCTAAATGTTCGTGTAGTCGAAGAATAG
- a CDS encoding YlbF family regulator, whose product MSVSEKKTVDMAEMLTYAYELGDMINSSACVAEYLYWKQQVEKDTEVQLLIKKLESKKELFEETQRFGHFHPNYHEAMGQVAEVERELEQIESVSRFKLAEKELDGLLHQMSETIAYAVSDSIKVPSNDPNPKGGGCGSGGKCSCG is encoded by the coding sequence ATGAGCGTATCAGAGAAGAAGACGGTCGATATGGCCGAGATGCTTACTTACGCCTATGAATTAGGCGATATGATCAATAGCTCCGCCTGTGTTGCTGAATACCTTTATTGGAAGCAGCAGGTGGAGAAAGATACAGAGGTACAGCTTCTGATCAAGAAGCTGGAGTCGAAGAAGGAACTGTTCGAAGAGACCCAGCGTTTCGGGCATTTCCACCCTAACTATCACGAGGCAATGGGGCAGGTAGCCGAAGTGGAGCGGGAACTCGAGCAGATTGAATCGGTGAGCAGGTTCAAGCTGGCTGAGAAGGAGCTCGATGGGCTCCTTCATCAGATGTCCGAGACGATAGCTTATGCGGTATCGGACAGCATCAAAGTGCCAAGTAATGACCCGAACCCTAAGGGCGGGGGATGCGGCAGCGGCGGTAAGTGCAGCTGCGGGTAA
- the cax gene encoding calcium/proton exchanger, whose amino-acid sequence MKKIWFPSMLILMFLLSAVGHFAHWDPTVQFVISSIAVIFVAGFLGKATESVAHYAGQRLGGFLNATFGNAAELIIGILLVSNGQFEIVKASITGSIIGNLLLVLGLSLFAGGLKYKIQNFNVTLAGLNGSLMILGIIALFVPAIFLNTHAVHTEDKNVFSLVVAGILIVAYLLWLVFSMITHKKYLSDVTETNDEQLAHEHPPAWSKGKSILYLILATVMVAFVSEWLVHTLDTFTTKFGLSEIFVGAFVVAIVGNAAEHSAAIMLAMKNKMGAAVEIAVGSSLQIALFVAPVLIFVSHMLGRPMDIVFTVIELAAIGVSVFIAKSITQDGATNWYEGLLLLAVYTILGVSFYLI is encoded by the coding sequence TTGAAAAAGATTTGGTTTCCAAGTATGCTCATCTTAATGTTCCTTCTTAGCGCGGTCGGTCACTTCGCTCATTGGGATCCTACGGTGCAATTCGTGATCTCCTCCATCGCGGTAATATTTGTTGCCGGATTCTTGGGGAAAGCAACAGAAAGCGTCGCTCATTATGCGGGTCAGCGTCTCGGTGGATTTCTGAACGCGACTTTTGGTAATGCTGCCGAGCTGATTATCGGAATCCTGCTTGTCAGCAATGGTCAATTTGAGATCGTTAAAGCAAGTATCACGGGTTCTATCATCGGCAACCTTCTGCTCGTGCTGGGGCTTAGTCTTTTTGCCGGCGGTTTGAAGTACAAGATTCAGAATTTCAATGTCACCCTTGCCGGGCTCAACGGTTCACTAATGATCTTGGGAATTATCGCGTTGTTCGTGCCTGCGATCTTCCTGAACACACATGCCGTACATACCGAAGACAAGAACGTGTTCAGCCTTGTTGTGGCAGGAATTCTTATTGTGGCTTACCTGCTGTGGCTTGTCTTCTCCATGATTACACATAAGAAGTATTTGAGCGATGTAACCGAGACCAACGATGAACAGCTGGCACATGAGCATCCTCCAGCGTGGTCCAAAGGCAAGTCGATACTGTATCTGATTCTTGCTACGGTCATGGTAGCTTTTGTCAGTGAGTGGCTGGTACATACGCTGGATACGTTTACGACCAAATTCGGTCTTAGCGAAATCTTTGTCGGTGCGTTTGTAGTCGCTATTGTCGGCAACGCAGCTGAACACAGTGCCGCGATTATGCTGGCTATGAAGAACAAGATGGGAGCTGCGGTAGAGATTGCAGTGGGCAGCAGCTTGCAGATCGCTCTCTTCGTCGCACCAGTTCTGATCTTTGTCAGCCATATGCTGGGACGGCCCATGGATATCGTGTTCACGGTCATTGAGCTTGCGGCCATCGGCGTATCCGTATTTATTGCCAAATCTATTACCCAGGACGGGGCCACGAACTGGTACGAGGGGCTTCTCCTGCTTGCGGTATACACCATTCTCGGTGTATCCTTCTACCTGATCTAG
- a CDS encoding YugN family protein, translated as MIFENTGLDGIKSDLAYLDESAEKVGFVRWQWEYYRATYDYKIEDNNSEYFLRINTRALEGKLERPDTVLAIEAVYMGRATFPHGLEYESPIPSQVLSKANQKLTELKKLLEA; from the coding sequence ATGATTTTTGAAAACACTGGTTTGGATGGAATTAAAAGTGACCTCGCTTATCTGGATGAATCCGCCGAGAAAGTAGGGTTTGTTCGGTGGCAGTGGGAATATTATCGCGCTACATATGATTATAAAATAGAAGACAACAACAGCGAGTACTTTCTGCGCATCAATACCCGCGCCCTGGAGGGCAAGCTGGAGCGTCCAGATACCGTGCTCGCGATTGAGGCCGTCTACATGGGCCGCGCAACCTTCCCTCATGGACTTGAGTACGAGTCTCCAATTCCGTCCCAAGTTCTGAGCAAGGCGAATCAGAAGCTGACCGAACTAAAGAAACTGCTCGAGGCATGA
- a CDS encoding YlbG family protein, with amino-acid sequence MFQERTGYIIWVSDMKAARNLEKYGSVHYLSKRMHYAVMYVNADRAEDIMKNVRKLSYVRKIERSYRNEIKTEYTKDAPDKTQYYGL; translated from the coding sequence ATGTTTCAGGAGCGTACGGGTTATATTATTTGGGTTAGCGATATGAAGGCTGCAAGGAATTTGGAAAAGTACGGAAGTGTGCATTACTTGTCGAAGCGTATGCACTATGCGGTCATGTATGTGAACGCAGACCGGGCCGAAGATATTATGAAGAACGTCCGCAAGCTGTCTTATGTTCGCAAGATTGAACGTTCTTACCGCAATGAGATTAAGACTGAGTACACCAAGGATGCGCCAGACAAAACGCAATATTACGGACTGTAA